From Psychrobacillus sp. FSL K6-2836, a single genomic window includes:
- a CDS encoding methyl-accepting chemotaxis protein encodes MEAIMLGIIVILLGVSVYFAYRYFSLKHHPHINKEIIIGMKEISAGNITSAVDERSSDHAVFNQLIEFFSRVREKFISFSKNVHEKGENLAEIGEYASEKADIVRAAIDEVGRGLQKQLVATEESAESMEEMAQAIEDLSVRSNQISEQSITTLELTKEGNEKLKDSLEKMEQFNQTVNTTFDAINKLGEKSHEIGTIVKVITGISEQINLLALNAAIEAARAGEHGKGFAVVADEVRKLAEQSRQSSSEVSNIVKNIQEETEIVVKSMQRGTEEFKDTNTTIVEVGTMFENILTTTKIITENNENSSASTEELSSASHQIMTTIVEIASISRESVEMFEELIEISDDEMQSMQKLVQEAKNLVELKNDVNKLLFGWNDGVETAEAE; translated from the coding sequence ATGGAAGCTATTATGCTAGGTATAATTGTTATCTTATTGGGGGTCTCGGTATATTTTGCTTACCGGTATTTTTCGCTAAAACATCACCCTCATATTAATAAAGAAATAATAATTGGAATGAAAGAAATTTCAGCAGGTAATATCACAAGCGCAGTTGATGAAAGAAGTTCTGATCATGCTGTTTTTAATCAACTAATTGAGTTTTTCAGCCGTGTAAGGGAAAAGTTTATTTCATTTTCAAAAAATGTACATGAAAAAGGAGAAAATCTCGCTGAAATCGGTGAGTATGCTTCTGAGAAAGCAGATATTGTTAGAGCGGCAATTGATGAAGTAGGTAGAGGATTACAGAAACAATTAGTAGCTACAGAAGAAAGCGCCGAATCTATGGAAGAAATGGCACAGGCTATTGAAGATCTATCAGTAAGATCAAATCAAATTTCAGAACAATCGATCACTACCTTAGAATTGACGAAAGAAGGAAACGAGAAGCTAAAGGATTCCTTAGAAAAAATGGAGCAGTTTAATCAAACGGTAAATACAACATTTGATGCTATAAATAAACTTGGAGAAAAATCTCATGAAATCGGCACTATTGTAAAAGTGATTACAGGGATTTCAGAACAAATTAATTTATTGGCGTTGAATGCGGCAATAGAAGCTGCCCGTGCGGGGGAACATGGTAAGGGATTTGCGGTTGTTGCTGATGAGGTTCGAAAATTGGCCGAACAATCACGCCAGTCTTCCTCTGAAGTATCAAATATTGTAAAGAATATACAAGAAGAAACTGAAATAGTTGTCAAGTCGATGCAACGGGGAACAGAAGAATTTAAAGATACAAACACGACCATTGTAGAGGTTGGAACCATGTTCGAAAATATTTTAACTACGACAAAGATCATTACTGAAAATAATGAAAATTCTTCTGCTAGTACAGAAGAATTATCTTCTGCTTCTCACCAGATAATGACAACAATTGTTGAGATAGCTTCTATCTCTCGAGAGTCTGTTGAAATGTTTGAGGAACTAATAGAAATTAGTGATGATGAAATGCAGTCAATGCAAAAGCTTGTTCAGGAAGCAAAGAATCTTGTAGAGTTAAAAAATGATGTAAATAAATTACTATTTGGATGGAATGATGGTGTAGAAACTGCGGAAGCTGAATAG
- a CDS encoding GNAT family N-acetyltransferase, which yields MIKFKTMEHLTFKEAHELFTSGFEGYFIPMKMPLDAFIARFGNDNLSAAMSVVMFDEDRPIGFVLQGIREVNGEKIAWNGGTGIIPEYRGKKLGTTLIENALDLLNQQKVNIATLEALSINQPAIKLYEKVGYKVIDTLHFFEAEGVLRYDEKIASEFELKRIPALQAVNSSIFPTLVP from the coding sequence ATGATTAAGTTTAAGACAATGGAGCATTTAACTTTTAAGGAAGCACACGAACTTTTTACAAGTGGGTTTGAAGGATATTTTATTCCGATGAAGATGCCATTGGATGCTTTTATAGCTCGTTTTGGAAATGATAATCTATCAGCGGCAATGTCTGTTGTTATGTTTGATGAAGATAGACCAATAGGATTTGTACTACAAGGCATTCGGGAAGTAAATGGTGAGAAAATCGCTTGGAATGGTGGTACTGGAATCATTCCAGAATACAGAGGAAAAAAACTAGGAACAACCCTAATTGAAAATGCTCTTGACCTGTTAAATCAGCAAAAAGTAAACATTGCTACATTAGAAGCTCTTTCCATTAATCAACCAGCTATAAAACTATATGAGAAGGTTGGGTATAAAGTAATTGATACGCTGCATTTTTTTGAGGCAGAAGGTGTATTAAGGTATGATGAAAAAATTGCTAGTGAATTTGAATTGAAAAGAATACCTGCACTGCAAGCAGTAAATTCAAGTATTTTCCCAACTTTAGTACCATGA
- a CDS encoding peptidoglycan DD-metalloendopeptidase family protein: MFIRPSEGKITSRFGETRKNNAIKVHKGVDIGSDGSPAIKAAASGVVTRAKVIGGYGNTITIAHTLNGKKYETLYAHLKSISVKVGQSVKQGEQIGIKGTTGNSTGIHLHFEIHKPSYEAGQPNAVNPLYYISEISVSEVQKLLNTVGYKLVIDGIEGPLTIAAIKDFQKNNSLIVDGIVGPKTLAALKKK, from the coding sequence ATGTTTATCAGACCAAGCGAAGGAAAAATTACATCGCGTTTTGGGGAAACTCGAAAGAATAATGCGATTAAAGTGCATAAAGGTGTAGATATAGGAAGTGATGGGAGTCCGGCTATAAAAGCAGCCGCAAGTGGTGTCGTGACGAGAGCAAAAGTTATAGGAGGGTATGGAAATACTATAACGATTGCCCACACATTGAATGGTAAAAAGTATGAAACCTTATATGCACATTTAAAATCTATTTCCGTTAAAGTTGGACAAAGTGTTAAACAAGGAGAACAAATTGGTATTAAAGGTACTACAGGCAATAGTACAGGAATACACTTACATTTTGAAATTCACAAACCATCGTATGAGGCTGGTCAGCCGAATGCAGTGAATCCATTATATTATATAAGTGAAATAAGTGTATCAGAAGTACAGAAGCTTTTAAATACAGTAGGTTATAAACTGGTGATTGATGGGATAGAGGGACCATTAACTATTGCAGCAATTAAAGATTTTCAAAAAAACAATAGCTTAATAGTTGATGGAATAGTAGGACCAAAAACTTTAGCAGCTTTAAAGAAGAAATAA
- a CDS encoding LTA synthase family protein, whose translation MQSLNNKKAAFLSKFSSLYLLAAFMLWIKTYITQVTQFNLGVEGFLQQFLLLLNPLGSALLFLGAPFIFKGRGKYTLLVVIYTLMSILLYANVVYYRFFSDFITLPTITQTQNFGDLGGSVISLLKPYDILFFVDVFLLIYLCLSKKTQKDNSRIGYRQAIVGIVFVIAISALNLGLANIDRPQLLTRGFDRNYIVKYLGMYNYTIYDAKETIKASSQRVLADSDDMTEVINYTKSNYAESNPEYFGAAKEMNVIYIHLESFQNFLINYELNGEEVTPFLNSLTKDPNTLYFDNFFHQTAQGKTSDAEFMLENSLFGLPQGSAYITKGQNAYQAAPAILKEDGYTSAVFHGNNGTFWNRNEIYKSFGYDHFFDANYYDTTSEEDMAEYGLLDKPFFEQSLDLLKTLPQPFYSKFITVGNHYPYKMNQDLTTIGKADTGDASVDDYFQTARYADEAIEQFIDELQKSGLYDNSMLVFYGDHYGISENHNKAMEQIIGKEITPFESTNLQSVPLIIHVPGMQGGVNHTYGGQIDLLPTLLHLLGIDSQNYVQFGTDLLSVEHNDVVTFRNGDYVSPTIYSINEKFYDATTGLPLDDENKLEKAKEYKKEVDNKLQLSDKVVNGDLLRFYTPSGFTKVDPSQYNYNKDITEKTDNEKNN comes from the coding sequence ATGCAAAGTTTAAATAATAAAAAAGCTGCTTTTTTAAGCAAGTTTTCTAGTCTATATTTATTAGCCGCTTTCATGTTATGGATTAAAACATATATCACACAAGTAACTCAATTTAACTTAGGAGTAGAAGGATTCCTTCAACAATTCCTTTTATTGTTAAATCCACTTGGCTCTGCTTTGTTATTTCTTGGAGCTCCTTTCATTTTCAAAGGACGGGGAAAATATACTTTACTTGTGGTAATCTACACTCTTATGTCCATTCTTTTATATGCAAATGTAGTTTATTATAGATTTTTTAGTGACTTTATTACATTACCAACGATTACTCAAACACAGAACTTTGGAGACTTAGGCGGTAGTGTTATTTCTTTGTTAAAACCCTACGATATTTTGTTCTTTGTTGATGTATTTTTATTAATTTACTTATGTTTATCTAAAAAAACCCAAAAAGATAATAGTAGAATTGGATACAGACAAGCAATTGTAGGAATTGTTTTTGTAATAGCAATCTCTGCTTTAAATTTAGGACTAGCTAACATTGATCGTCCGCAGTTATTAACTCGTGGTTTTGATAGAAACTATATTGTTAAATATTTAGGTATGTATAACTATACTATTTATGACGCTAAAGAAACTATTAAGGCGTCTTCCCAAAGGGTTTTAGCTGATAGCGATGATATGACAGAAGTTATTAACTATACAAAATCTAACTATGCAGAATCTAACCCAGAATATTTTGGTGCAGCAAAAGAAATGAACGTCATCTATATTCATTTGGAGTCATTTCAAAACTTTTTGATTAACTATGAATTAAACGGTGAAGAAGTAACACCATTTTTAAATTCATTAACTAAAGATCCAAACACACTATACTTTGATAACTTCTTCCATCAAACAGCTCAAGGTAAAACTTCGGATGCTGAGTTTATGCTTGAAAATTCTTTATTTGGTTTACCGCAAGGATCTGCATATATTACAAAAGGTCAGAATGCGTATCAAGCAGCTCCCGCCATCTTAAAAGAGGATGGTTATACATCAGCTGTATTCCATGGTAATAACGGAACTTTTTGGAATCGTAACGAGATCTATAAATCATTCGGCTATGACCATTTCTTTGATGCCAATTATTATGACACTACATCTGAGGAAGATATGGCTGAATATGGCTTGTTGGATAAACCGTTCTTTGAACAATCATTAGATCTTTTAAAAACTTTACCTCAACCTTTCTATTCGAAATTTATTACGGTTGGGAACCATTATCCATATAAAATGAATCAAGACTTAACAACAATTGGTAAAGCTGATACTGGTGATGCAAGTGTAGATGATTATTTCCAAACTGCTCGTTATGCAGATGAAGCAATTGAACAGTTCATTGATGAATTACAAAAGTCAGGCTTATATGATAACAGTATGCTTGTTTTTTATGGTGACCATTACGGTATTTCAGAAAATCATAATAAAGCTATGGAACAAATCATTGGAAAAGAAATTACACCTTTCGAAAGTACAAATTTACAAAGTGTACCGTTAATTATTCACGTTCCTGGAATGCAAGGTGGAGTCAATCATACTTATGGAGGGCAAATAGACCTTCTTCCAACCTTATTACATTTACTAGGAATTGATTCACAAAATTATGTTCAATTTGGTACTGACTTACTCTCAGTAGAGCATAATGATGTAGTAACCTTTAGAAATGGTGATTATGTTAGTCCTACTATCTACTCAATTAATGAGAAATTCTATGATGCAACAACTGGTTTGCCACTAGATGATGAAAATAAATTAGAAAAAGCTAAAGAGTATAAGAAAGAAGTAGATAACAAATTACAATTATCTGATAAAGTGGTAAATGGTGACCTGCTGAGATTCTATACACCGTCTGGATTTACTAAAGTTGATCCTTCTCAGTATAATTATAATAAGGATATAACAGAAAAAACTGATAACGAAAAAAATAATTAA
- a CDS encoding pyridoxal phosphate-dependent decarboxylase family protein, with protein sequence MKKIQKLFPSMDGNDFQREEILSYFRMILTKIDELKDPNKLTLGEMPDYTEDYYNRVIQEANVPKTGVSIEEVIQELLKMVEGHRYVNRNYVANAAPLPNISSIIGNLVMVLVNGNNIWDVEGPAAATAEIEVTSMLSKLIGYDEIISAGYTTWGGQGAVFNSLRLAIARYAPSSNQNGVPQNLYCFCSELSHYSLYKSVEATGIGVENMIRVKANADHSMNLEDLKEKMELVIAKGGVPLYVLATMGTTDTFGVDDIEGIKRITEDLERTYGIYSVYIHADSAMGGMYTFFNDYDFDSNPLRFEENVNEVLKSYQQKFKHIKLADSLVFDFHKLGQTPYITSLFLIKNREYLKYVDLDAAETPYVGNRSYGSYHTGYTLECSRMGSALTIYASLLSFGIEGYQELLANYIRVNIAFREALTKEVSNVVITNEVSPITTFRFYPEKKKWNDELNGLLTVEEMTEINQFNDEFAEVIGADRDTVFFGNTKKQRLVEATNSNKRISVYAHKFFSISPYTTIEEVDRYVGFLKEHLAFFQKTRSSENIIITTR encoded by the coding sequence ATGAAGAAAATACAAAAATTGTTTCCTAGTATGGACGGGAATGACTTTCAAAGAGAAGAAATATTGTCCTACTTTAGGATGATTTTAACGAAAATAGATGAATTAAAGGATCCTAACAAACTAACGTTGGGAGAAATGCCCGATTACACAGAGGATTATTATAATCGTGTCATTCAAGAGGCGAATGTTCCAAAAACAGGTGTGTCAATAGAGGAAGTGATTCAGGAGCTTCTAAAAATGGTAGAAGGACACCGATACGTTAATCGAAATTATGTAGCTAATGCAGCGCCCCTTCCTAATATTTCCAGTATTATCGGAAATTTAGTAATGGTCCTAGTCAATGGGAACAATATTTGGGATGTAGAAGGTCCAGCAGCGGCTACAGCAGAAATCGAAGTAACTAGTATGCTATCCAAACTTATCGGTTACGATGAAATCATCAGTGCAGGATATACAACTTGGGGAGGGCAAGGGGCTGTTTTTAACTCTTTACGTCTTGCTATTGCCCGTTACGCGCCGTCCTCTAATCAAAATGGTGTGCCGCAAAATCTCTATTGCTTCTGTTCAGAGCTATCACATTATAGTCTATATAAATCTGTAGAAGCAACTGGGATTGGCGTAGAAAACATGATTCGTGTGAAAGCTAATGCTGATCATTCTATGAATCTAGAAGATTTAAAAGAAAAAATGGAGCTTGTTATTGCAAAAGGCGGTGTTCCTCTTTATGTCCTTGCCACAATGGGAACTACTGATACATTTGGGGTTGATGACATTGAGGGAATTAAGAGGATAACAGAAGACTTGGAACGCACATATGGCATATACTCAGTCTATATTCATGCAGACTCTGCCATGGGGGGGATGTATACCTTCTTTAATGATTACGACTTTGACAGCAATCCGCTGCGATTTGAAGAAAACGTTAATGAGGTATTGAAATCCTATCAACAGAAGTTTAAACATATCAAGCTTGCAGATAGTTTGGTCTTTGATTTCCACAAGCTTGGGCAAACGCCATACATTACGAGTTTATTTTTAATCAAAAACAGAGAGTATCTTAAGTATGTGGATCTAGATGCAGCGGAAACCCCCTATGTTGGGAATCGCAGCTATGGTAGCTATCATACAGGCTATACGCTTGAATGCTCGCGAATGGGGAGTGCTTTGACAATTTATGCGTCATTATTATCATTTGGAATCGAAGGCTATCAAGAGCTTTTAGCCAACTATATCCGTGTCAATATTGCATTTAGAGAGGCGTTAACAAAAGAAGTTTCGAATGTGGTGATCACGAATGAGGTTTCTCCGATTACAACATTCCGTTTTTATCCTGAAAAGAAAAAATGGAATGATGAATTGAACGGACTTTTAACTGTAGAAGAAATGACGGAAATCAATCAATTTAATGACGAGTTTGCAGAGGTTATTGGTGCAGATCGAGATACCGTCTTCTTTGGAAATACAAAAAAACAGCGTCTTGTAGAAGCAACAAACTCAAACAAGCGGATATCCGTATATGCGCATAAATTTTTTTCGATTTCGCCATATACAACAATAGAAGAGGTCGACCGTTATGTTGGATTTTTAAAGGAACATCTAGCATTTTTCCAGAAAACGAGAAGTAGTGAAAATATAATAATAACAACACGTTAA